A genomic stretch from Eptesicus fuscus isolate TK198812 chromosome 15, DD_ASM_mEF_20220401, whole genome shotgun sequence includes:
- the GOLGA2 gene encoding golgin subfamily A member 2 isoform X2 — protein sequence MWPPRLPPLPEMSEEVRQKKLAEARKKLREFQQQRGIGAPSGAKKKKKVKNGSSPETTTSDGHSPEDAPKDHTAPAALPADDTMSPGGVLSPSAASSAQNYDPENVPFVLSESTFSSTESLRQLSQQLNGLVCESASFVNGEGLASSANIKALESRYQELSLALDSSNVTNKQLSSEIEELKRQNQEIADQLEKEKQEYKQKLAKEQGALREQLQIHIQTIGILVSEKTELQTALAHTQQAARQKTGEAEDLAGLLQSSQQRVGDLERTLCAVSTQQKQADRHNKELTKNRDALKLELYKNNKTNEDLKQENSELQEKLRVLVTDKEASQLRVEELQKKLEMSELLLQQFSSQSETPDRKEQLQQALEERAQLETHVEQLKELLKQLQMERDQYAENLKEENAIWQQKMQQMSEQVCKLREEKELSVSQVQELETSLAELRNQIAVPPPQEPPAGPSEAEERLQAQAEQLQQELEVLTGQLRAQIQDNESLSRLNQEQGQRLLELEQEAERWGEQAEMRKQILEDMQSDRTTISRALSQNRELKEQLAELQDSFVRLTNENMEITSTLQTEQYVKKELAKKLGQLQEKLGELKETVELKSQEAQGLQQQRDQYVSYLQQYVAAHQQLAADKEALQKQVLVHAQLLEQQQQEEVQSREEAKQARQALQETQGLLEAVNQQNQQLQAQLSLMALPGEGDGLDGEEMEEEAPRPKLSIPEDLGSREAMVEFFNTALAGAEEERAQLRRELKKQKLHCRHLAQLAAPSQRRLEAETPAPSTEGDSVPAETHQALQVAMDQLQSRFTGVMQENVDLKERVEELEHRCIQLSGETDTIGDYITLYQNQRAVLKERHREKEEYISRLAKDKEEMKVKLLELQELVVRLVGERNEWYGRFLGAAQNPAGEPTTAPPAPQAPQATGAALSQGDLHEVSLADGVEPGPAALENSTAQQIMQLLCELQSPQEYPGLSRNPCIPFFYRADNDAGVKIMVI from the exons ATGTGGCCCCCCcgtctccctccccttccagagATGTCGGAAGAAGTCCGACAGAAAAAATTGGCGGAGGCCAGGAAAAAG ttgagAGAATTCCAGCAGCAGCGAGGCATTGGCGCTCCTTCAGGagctaagaagaaaaagaaggttaAAAATGGCAGTAGCCCCGAGACAACCACTTCTGATGGTCACTCGCCTGAGGAT GCGCCCAAAGACCACACGGCCCCTGCGGCTCTGCCTGCGGATGACACCATGTCCCCTGGCGGTGTCCTCTCCCCCAGTGCTGCTTCATCAGCTCAG AATTATGATCCTGAAAATGTTCCCTTTGTCCTGTCTGAAAGCAC ATTCTCTTCTACTGAGAGCCTGCGTCAGCTTTCCCAGCAGCTCAACGGTCTCGTATGTGAG TCTGCGTCCTTCGTCAATGGGGAGGGACTAGCATCTTCTGCTAATATAAAGGCTCTGGAG AGCCGGTACCAAGAACTATCCCTAGCCCTGGATTCCAGCAatgtaacaaacaaacaactcagTAGCGAGATAGAGGAATTG AAACGGCAGAACCAGGAAATTGCAGATCAACTAGAAAAA gAGAAGCAGGAATATAAGCAAAAGCTTGCGAAGGAACAGGGGGCGCTGAGAGAGCAGCTGCAG ATTCACATCCAGACCATAGGGATCCTCGTGTCTGAGAAGACGGAGTTACAGACCGCGCTGGCCCACACTCAGCAAGCAGCCAGGCAGAAAACAG GAGAGGCGGAGGATCTTGCTGGCCTCCTGCAGTCTTCCCAGCAGCGCGTCGGAGATCTGGAGCGGACGCTGTGTGCCGTCTCCACGCAGCAGAAGCAGGCGGACAGG CACAACAAAGAACTCACCAAAAACCGTGATGCCCTAAAGCTGGAGTTATACAAGAACAA CAAAACTAATGAAGACCTGAAGCAGGAGAACTCGGAACTGCAGGAGAAGCTTCGGGTCTTGGTGACCGACAAAGAGGCCTCGCAGCTCAGGGTGGAAGAGCTGCAGAAGAAGCTGGAGATGTCGGAGCTGCTGCTGCAACAA TTTTCCAGTCAGTCTGAAACCCCTGACAGGAAGGAGCAGTTACAGCAGGCGCTGGAGGAGCGGGCGCAGCTGGAGACACATGTGGAGCAG CTGAAGGAGTTGCTGAAGCAGCTACAGATGGAGAGAGACCAGTACGCAGAGAATCTGAAAGAAGAGAATGCCATCTGGCAACAGAAGATGCAGCAGATGTCAGAGCAG GTGTGCAAgctgagggaggagaaggagctgAGCGTGAGTCAGGTGCAGGAGCTGGAGACCAGCTTGGCCGAACTGAGGAATCAGATAG ctgtccccccaccccaggagcccCCGGCAGGGCCCTCGGAGGCAGAAGAGCGGCTACAAGCCCAAGCGGAACAGCTACAGCAGGAACTGGAGGTCCTGACAGGGCAGCTGCGGGCCCAAATTCAGGACAATGAAAGTTTGAGTCGCCTGAATCAGGAGCAGGGGCAGCGactgctggagctggagcaggaggccGAGCGCTGGGGCGAGCAGGCGGAGATGCGCAAGCAGATTCTGGAGGACATGCAGAGCGACCGCACCACCATCAGCCGTGCGCTCTCCCAGAACCGCGAGCTCAAGGAGCAGCTGGCTGAGCTGCAGGACAGCTTCGTCAGGCTG ACCAACGAGAACATGGAGATCACCAGCACGCTTCAGACGGAGCAGTATGTCAAGAAGGAGCTGGCCAAGAAGCTGGGCCAGCTGCAGGAGAAGCTGGGGGAGCTGAAGGAGACG GTGGAGCTGAAGAGCCAGGAGGCCCAGGGTCTGCAGCAGCAGCGGGACCAGTACGTGAGCTACCTGCAGCAGTACGTGGCCGCCCACCAGCAGCTGGCCGCGGACAAGGAGGCCCTGCAGAAGCAGGTCCTGGTGCACGCCCAGCtcctggagcagcagcagcaggaggaagtGCAGAGCCGGGAGGAGGCCAAGCAGGCCCGCCAAGCGTTGCAGGAGACCCAG GGGCTCCTGGAGGCTGTCAACCAGCAGAACCAGCAGCTACAGGCCCAGCTGAGCCTCATGGCTCTGCCTGGGGAAG GAGATGGACTGGatggagaggagatggaggaggaggctcCGCGGCCAAAGCTGAGCATACCGGAGGACCTAGGTAGCCGAGAGGCCATG GTGGAATTTTTTAACACGGCCTTAGCCGGTGCTGAGGAAGAACGGGCACAGCTGCGGAGGGAGCTGAAGAAGCAAAAGCTACACTGCCGGCACCTGGCGCAGCTGGCAGCCCCATCCCAGCGCAGGCTGGAGGCGGAGACCCCAGCCCCGAGCACCGAGGGGGACAGTGTGCCTGCGGAGACCCACCAGGCCCTCCAGGTGGCCATGGACCAGCTGCAG AGCCGCTTTACAGGGGTCATGCAAGAGAACGTGGATCTGAAGGAGCGGGTTGAGGAGCTGGAGCATCGCTGCATTCAACTGTCCGGAGAAACAGATACTATTG GAGACTACATCACCCTGTATCAGAATCAGAGGGCGGTACTGAAGGAGCGCCACCGGGAGAAGGAGGAGTACATAAGCCGGCTGGCTAAGGACAAGGAGGAGATGAAG gtgaAGCTACTGGAGCTGCAGGAGCTGGTGGTGCGCCTGGTTGGTGAGCGCAATGAATGGTATGGCAGGTTCCTGGGGGCTGCCCAGAACCCTGCTGGGGAGCCCACGACAGCacccccggccccccaggccccccaggcgACTGGAGCTGCTCTCAGCCAAGGCG ATCTGCACGAGGTGAGCCTCGCGGACGGCGTGGAGCCGGGCCCTGCTGCACTTGAGAACTCCACCGCCCAGCAGATCATGCAGCTGCTGTGTGAGCTGCAGAGCCCCCAGGAGTACCCAGGCTTGAGCAGAAACCCCTGCATCCCCTTCTTCTACCGGGCCGATAACGATGCTGGGGTGAAGATCATGGTGATCTAG
- the GOLGA2 gene encoding golgin subfamily A member 2 isoform X1, translating to MWPPRLPPLPEMSEEVRQKKLAEARKKLREFQQQRGIGAPSGAKKKKKVKNGSSPETTTSDGHSPEDIQDILKVLVSDLNHSNGVALSPLDDWKAPKDHTAPAALPADDTMSPGGVLSPSAASSAQNYDPENVPFVLSESTFSSTESLRQLSQQLNGLVCESASFVNGEGLASSANIKALESRYQELSLALDSSNVTNKQLSSEIEELKRQNQEIADQLEKEKQEYKQKLAKEQGALREQLQIHIQTIGILVSEKTELQTALAHTQQAARQKTGEAEDLAGLLQSSQQRVGDLERTLCAVSTQQKQADRHNKELTKNRDALKLELYKNNKTNEDLKQENSELQEKLRVLVTDKEASQLRVEELQKKLEMSELLLQQFSSQSETPDRKEQLQQALEERAQLETHVEQLKELLKQLQMERDQYAENLKEENAIWQQKMQQMSEQVCKLREEKELSVSQVQELETSLAELRNQIAVPPPQEPPAGPSEAEERLQAQAEQLQQELEVLTGQLRAQIQDNESLSRLNQEQGQRLLELEQEAERWGEQAEMRKQILEDMQSDRTTISRALSQNRELKEQLAELQDSFVRLTNENMEITSTLQTEQYVKKELAKKLGQLQEKLGELKETVELKSQEAQGLQQQRDQYVSYLQQYVAAHQQLAADKEALQKQVLVHAQLLEQQQQEEVQSREEAKQARQALQETQGLLEAVNQQNQQLQAQLSLMALPGEGDGLDGEEMEEEAPRPKLSIPEDLGSREAMVEFFNTALAGAEEERAQLRRELKKQKLHCRHLAQLAAPSQRRLEAETPAPSTEGDSVPAETHQALQVAMDQLQSRFTGVMQENVDLKERVEELEHRCIQLSGETDTIGDYITLYQNQRAVLKERHREKEEYISRLAKDKEEMKVKLLELQELVVRLVGERNEWYGRFLGAAQNPAGEPTTAPPAPQAPQATGAALSQGDLHEVSLADGVEPGPAALENSTAQQIMQLLCELQSPQEYPGLSRNPCIPFFYRADNDAGVKIMVI from the exons ATGTGGCCCCCCcgtctccctccccttccagagATGTCGGAAGAAGTCCGACAGAAAAAATTGGCGGAGGCCAGGAAAAAG ttgagAGAATTCCAGCAGCAGCGAGGCATTGGCGCTCCTTCAGGagctaagaagaaaaagaaggttaAAAATGGCAGTAGCCCCGAGACAACCACTTCTGATGGTCACTCGCCTGAGGAT ATTCAGGATATTCTGAAGGTGTTGGTGTCCGACCTTAACCATTCCAATGGGGTAGCGCTCTCCCCATTGGACGATTGGAAG GCGCCCAAAGACCACACGGCCCCTGCGGCTCTGCCTGCGGATGACACCATGTCCCCTGGCGGTGTCCTCTCCCCCAGTGCTGCTTCATCAGCTCAG AATTATGATCCTGAAAATGTTCCCTTTGTCCTGTCTGAAAGCAC ATTCTCTTCTACTGAGAGCCTGCGTCAGCTTTCCCAGCAGCTCAACGGTCTCGTATGTGAG TCTGCGTCCTTCGTCAATGGGGAGGGACTAGCATCTTCTGCTAATATAAAGGCTCTGGAG AGCCGGTACCAAGAACTATCCCTAGCCCTGGATTCCAGCAatgtaacaaacaaacaactcagTAGCGAGATAGAGGAATTG AAACGGCAGAACCAGGAAATTGCAGATCAACTAGAAAAA gAGAAGCAGGAATATAAGCAAAAGCTTGCGAAGGAACAGGGGGCGCTGAGAGAGCAGCTGCAG ATTCACATCCAGACCATAGGGATCCTCGTGTCTGAGAAGACGGAGTTACAGACCGCGCTGGCCCACACTCAGCAAGCAGCCAGGCAGAAAACAG GAGAGGCGGAGGATCTTGCTGGCCTCCTGCAGTCTTCCCAGCAGCGCGTCGGAGATCTGGAGCGGACGCTGTGTGCCGTCTCCACGCAGCAGAAGCAGGCGGACAGG CACAACAAAGAACTCACCAAAAACCGTGATGCCCTAAAGCTGGAGTTATACAAGAACAA CAAAACTAATGAAGACCTGAAGCAGGAGAACTCGGAACTGCAGGAGAAGCTTCGGGTCTTGGTGACCGACAAAGAGGCCTCGCAGCTCAGGGTGGAAGAGCTGCAGAAGAAGCTGGAGATGTCGGAGCTGCTGCTGCAACAA TTTTCCAGTCAGTCTGAAACCCCTGACAGGAAGGAGCAGTTACAGCAGGCGCTGGAGGAGCGGGCGCAGCTGGAGACACATGTGGAGCAG CTGAAGGAGTTGCTGAAGCAGCTACAGATGGAGAGAGACCAGTACGCAGAGAATCTGAAAGAAGAGAATGCCATCTGGCAACAGAAGATGCAGCAGATGTCAGAGCAG GTGTGCAAgctgagggaggagaaggagctgAGCGTGAGTCAGGTGCAGGAGCTGGAGACCAGCTTGGCCGAACTGAGGAATCAGATAG ctgtccccccaccccaggagcccCCGGCAGGGCCCTCGGAGGCAGAAGAGCGGCTACAAGCCCAAGCGGAACAGCTACAGCAGGAACTGGAGGTCCTGACAGGGCAGCTGCGGGCCCAAATTCAGGACAATGAAAGTTTGAGTCGCCTGAATCAGGAGCAGGGGCAGCGactgctggagctggagcaggaggccGAGCGCTGGGGCGAGCAGGCGGAGATGCGCAAGCAGATTCTGGAGGACATGCAGAGCGACCGCACCACCATCAGCCGTGCGCTCTCCCAGAACCGCGAGCTCAAGGAGCAGCTGGCTGAGCTGCAGGACAGCTTCGTCAGGCTG ACCAACGAGAACATGGAGATCACCAGCACGCTTCAGACGGAGCAGTATGTCAAGAAGGAGCTGGCCAAGAAGCTGGGCCAGCTGCAGGAGAAGCTGGGGGAGCTGAAGGAGACG GTGGAGCTGAAGAGCCAGGAGGCCCAGGGTCTGCAGCAGCAGCGGGACCAGTACGTGAGCTACCTGCAGCAGTACGTGGCCGCCCACCAGCAGCTGGCCGCGGACAAGGAGGCCCTGCAGAAGCAGGTCCTGGTGCACGCCCAGCtcctggagcagcagcagcaggaggaagtGCAGAGCCGGGAGGAGGCCAAGCAGGCCCGCCAAGCGTTGCAGGAGACCCAG GGGCTCCTGGAGGCTGTCAACCAGCAGAACCAGCAGCTACAGGCCCAGCTGAGCCTCATGGCTCTGCCTGGGGAAG GAGATGGACTGGatggagaggagatggaggaggaggctcCGCGGCCAAAGCTGAGCATACCGGAGGACCTAGGTAGCCGAGAGGCCATG GTGGAATTTTTTAACACGGCCTTAGCCGGTGCTGAGGAAGAACGGGCACAGCTGCGGAGGGAGCTGAAGAAGCAAAAGCTACACTGCCGGCACCTGGCGCAGCTGGCAGCCCCATCCCAGCGCAGGCTGGAGGCGGAGACCCCAGCCCCGAGCACCGAGGGGGACAGTGTGCCTGCGGAGACCCACCAGGCCCTCCAGGTGGCCATGGACCAGCTGCAG AGCCGCTTTACAGGGGTCATGCAAGAGAACGTGGATCTGAAGGAGCGGGTTGAGGAGCTGGAGCATCGCTGCATTCAACTGTCCGGAGAAACAGATACTATTG GAGACTACATCACCCTGTATCAGAATCAGAGGGCGGTACTGAAGGAGCGCCACCGGGAGAAGGAGGAGTACATAAGCCGGCTGGCTAAGGACAAGGAGGAGATGAAG gtgaAGCTACTGGAGCTGCAGGAGCTGGTGGTGCGCCTGGTTGGTGAGCGCAATGAATGGTATGGCAGGTTCCTGGGGGCTGCCCAGAACCCTGCTGGGGAGCCCACGACAGCacccccggccccccaggccccccaggcgACTGGAGCTGCTCTCAGCCAAGGCG ATCTGCACGAGGTGAGCCTCGCGGACGGCGTGGAGCCGGGCCCTGCTGCACTTGAGAACTCCACCGCCCAGCAGATCATGCAGCTGCTGTGTGAGCTGCAGAGCCCCCAGGAGTACCCAGGCTTGAGCAGAAACCCCTGCATCCCCTTCTTCTACCGGGCCGATAACGATGCTGGGGTGAAGATCATGGTGATCTAG
- the GOLGA2 gene encoding golgin subfamily A member 2 isoform X3, whose protein sequence is MWPPRLPPLPEMSEEVRQKKLAEARKKLREFQQQRGIGAPSGAKKKKKVKNGSSPETTTSDGHSPEDIQDILKVLVSDLNHSNGVALSPLDDWKAPKDHTAPAALPADDTMSPGGVLSPSAASSAQNYDPENVPFVLSESTFSSTESLRQLSQQLNGLVCESASFVNGEGLASSANIKALEKRQNQEIADQLEKEKQEYKQKLAKEQGALREQLQIHIQTIGILVSEKTELQTALAHTQQAARQKTGEAEDLAGLLQSSQQRVGDLERTLCAVSTQQKQADRHNKELTKNRDALKLELYKNNKTNEDLKQENSELQEKLRVLVTDKEASQLRVEELQKKLEMSELLLQQFSSQSETPDRKEQLQQALEERAQLETHVEQLKELLKQLQMERDQYAENLKEENAIWQQKMQQMSEQVCKLREEKELSVSQVQELETSLAELRNQIAVPPPQEPPAGPSEAEERLQAQAEQLQQELEVLTGQLRAQIQDNESLSRLNQEQGQRLLELEQEAERWGEQAEMRKQILEDMQSDRTTISRALSQNRELKEQLAELQDSFVRLTNENMEITSTLQTEQYVKKELAKKLGQLQEKLGELKETVELKSQEAQGLQQQRDQYVSYLQQYVAAHQQLAADKEALQKQVLVHAQLLEQQQQEEVQSREEAKQARQALQETQGLLEAVNQQNQQLQAQLSLMALPGEGDGLDGEEMEEEAPRPKLSIPEDLGSREAMVEFFNTALAGAEEERAQLRRELKKQKLHCRHLAQLAAPSQRRLEAETPAPSTEGDSVPAETHQALQVAMDQLQSRFTGVMQENVDLKERVEELEHRCIQLSGETDTIGDYITLYQNQRAVLKERHREKEEYISRLAKDKEEMKVKLLELQELVVRLVGERNEWYGRFLGAAQNPAGEPTTAPPAPQAPQATGAALSQGDLHEVSLADGVEPGPAALENSTAQQIMQLLCELQSPQEYPGLSRNPCIPFFYRADNDAGVKIMVI, encoded by the exons ATGTGGCCCCCCcgtctccctccccttccagagATGTCGGAAGAAGTCCGACAGAAAAAATTGGCGGAGGCCAGGAAAAAG ttgagAGAATTCCAGCAGCAGCGAGGCATTGGCGCTCCTTCAGGagctaagaagaaaaagaaggttaAAAATGGCAGTAGCCCCGAGACAACCACTTCTGATGGTCACTCGCCTGAGGAT ATTCAGGATATTCTGAAGGTGTTGGTGTCCGACCTTAACCATTCCAATGGGGTAGCGCTCTCCCCATTGGACGATTGGAAG GCGCCCAAAGACCACACGGCCCCTGCGGCTCTGCCTGCGGATGACACCATGTCCCCTGGCGGTGTCCTCTCCCCCAGTGCTGCTTCATCAGCTCAG AATTATGATCCTGAAAATGTTCCCTTTGTCCTGTCTGAAAGCAC ATTCTCTTCTACTGAGAGCCTGCGTCAGCTTTCCCAGCAGCTCAACGGTCTCGTATGTGAG TCTGCGTCCTTCGTCAATGGGGAGGGACTAGCATCTTCTGCTAATATAAAGGCTCTGGAG AAACGGCAGAACCAGGAAATTGCAGATCAACTAGAAAAA gAGAAGCAGGAATATAAGCAAAAGCTTGCGAAGGAACAGGGGGCGCTGAGAGAGCAGCTGCAG ATTCACATCCAGACCATAGGGATCCTCGTGTCTGAGAAGACGGAGTTACAGACCGCGCTGGCCCACACTCAGCAAGCAGCCAGGCAGAAAACAG GAGAGGCGGAGGATCTTGCTGGCCTCCTGCAGTCTTCCCAGCAGCGCGTCGGAGATCTGGAGCGGACGCTGTGTGCCGTCTCCACGCAGCAGAAGCAGGCGGACAGG CACAACAAAGAACTCACCAAAAACCGTGATGCCCTAAAGCTGGAGTTATACAAGAACAA CAAAACTAATGAAGACCTGAAGCAGGAGAACTCGGAACTGCAGGAGAAGCTTCGGGTCTTGGTGACCGACAAAGAGGCCTCGCAGCTCAGGGTGGAAGAGCTGCAGAAGAAGCTGGAGATGTCGGAGCTGCTGCTGCAACAA TTTTCCAGTCAGTCTGAAACCCCTGACAGGAAGGAGCAGTTACAGCAGGCGCTGGAGGAGCGGGCGCAGCTGGAGACACATGTGGAGCAG CTGAAGGAGTTGCTGAAGCAGCTACAGATGGAGAGAGACCAGTACGCAGAGAATCTGAAAGAAGAGAATGCCATCTGGCAACAGAAGATGCAGCAGATGTCAGAGCAG GTGTGCAAgctgagggaggagaaggagctgAGCGTGAGTCAGGTGCAGGAGCTGGAGACCAGCTTGGCCGAACTGAGGAATCAGATAG ctgtccccccaccccaggagcccCCGGCAGGGCCCTCGGAGGCAGAAGAGCGGCTACAAGCCCAAGCGGAACAGCTACAGCAGGAACTGGAGGTCCTGACAGGGCAGCTGCGGGCCCAAATTCAGGACAATGAAAGTTTGAGTCGCCTGAATCAGGAGCAGGGGCAGCGactgctggagctggagcaggaggccGAGCGCTGGGGCGAGCAGGCGGAGATGCGCAAGCAGATTCTGGAGGACATGCAGAGCGACCGCACCACCATCAGCCGTGCGCTCTCCCAGAACCGCGAGCTCAAGGAGCAGCTGGCTGAGCTGCAGGACAGCTTCGTCAGGCTG ACCAACGAGAACATGGAGATCACCAGCACGCTTCAGACGGAGCAGTATGTCAAGAAGGAGCTGGCCAAGAAGCTGGGCCAGCTGCAGGAGAAGCTGGGGGAGCTGAAGGAGACG GTGGAGCTGAAGAGCCAGGAGGCCCAGGGTCTGCAGCAGCAGCGGGACCAGTACGTGAGCTACCTGCAGCAGTACGTGGCCGCCCACCAGCAGCTGGCCGCGGACAAGGAGGCCCTGCAGAAGCAGGTCCTGGTGCACGCCCAGCtcctggagcagcagcagcaggaggaagtGCAGAGCCGGGAGGAGGCCAAGCAGGCCCGCCAAGCGTTGCAGGAGACCCAG GGGCTCCTGGAGGCTGTCAACCAGCAGAACCAGCAGCTACAGGCCCAGCTGAGCCTCATGGCTCTGCCTGGGGAAG GAGATGGACTGGatggagaggagatggaggaggaggctcCGCGGCCAAAGCTGAGCATACCGGAGGACCTAGGTAGCCGAGAGGCCATG GTGGAATTTTTTAACACGGCCTTAGCCGGTGCTGAGGAAGAACGGGCACAGCTGCGGAGGGAGCTGAAGAAGCAAAAGCTACACTGCCGGCACCTGGCGCAGCTGGCAGCCCCATCCCAGCGCAGGCTGGAGGCGGAGACCCCAGCCCCGAGCACCGAGGGGGACAGTGTGCCTGCGGAGACCCACCAGGCCCTCCAGGTGGCCATGGACCAGCTGCAG AGCCGCTTTACAGGGGTCATGCAAGAGAACGTGGATCTGAAGGAGCGGGTTGAGGAGCTGGAGCATCGCTGCATTCAACTGTCCGGAGAAACAGATACTATTG GAGACTACATCACCCTGTATCAGAATCAGAGGGCGGTACTGAAGGAGCGCCACCGGGAGAAGGAGGAGTACATAAGCCGGCTGGCTAAGGACAAGGAGGAGATGAAG gtgaAGCTACTGGAGCTGCAGGAGCTGGTGGTGCGCCTGGTTGGTGAGCGCAATGAATGGTATGGCAGGTTCCTGGGGGCTGCCCAGAACCCTGCTGGGGAGCCCACGACAGCacccccggccccccaggccccccaggcgACTGGAGCTGCTCTCAGCCAAGGCG ATCTGCACGAGGTGAGCCTCGCGGACGGCGTGGAGCCGGGCCCTGCTGCACTTGAGAACTCCACCGCCCAGCAGATCATGCAGCTGCTGTGTGAGCTGCAGAGCCCCCAGGAGTACCCAGGCTTGAGCAGAAACCCCTGCATCCCCTTCTTCTACCGGGCCGATAACGATGCTGGGGTGAAGATCATGGTGATCTAG